The following are encoded in a window of Carya illinoinensis cultivar Pawnee chromosome 15, C.illinoinensisPawnee_v1, whole genome shotgun sequence genomic DNA:
- the LOC122297675 gene encoding putative dihydroflavonol 4-reductase isoform X2, with amino-acid sequence MKVLVTGASGFLGGRLCHALLRQGHNIRALVRRTSDLSSLPPATDGDASFEIVYGDVTDYQSLLAAFSDCQVVFHTAAVVEPWLPDPSKFFSVNVGGLKNVLQAVRETKTVEKLIYTSSFFALGPTDGHVADENQLVERFNGRLPGYIGSGNDKFSFSHVDDVVEGHIGAMNKGRPGERYLLTGENASFRHVFDLSAIITETRKPLFNIPYWVIEGYGWVSVLFSRITGQLPLISPPTVRVLRHQWEYSCEKAKLDLDYNPRGLKEGLAEMLHWLKNLGLIKF; translated from the exons ATGAAGGTACTGGTGACCGGTGCATCCGGTTTCCTTGGCGGAAGACTCTGCCACGCCCTGCTCCGACAAGGCCACAACATTCGGGCCTTGGTACGCCGGACCAGCGACCTCTCGTCCCTCCCTCCGGCCACCGACGGCGACGCTTCTTTCGAAATCGTCTATGGTGATGTGACCGACTACCAGTCCCTCCTGGCTGCCTTCTCCGACTGTCAAGTCGTCTTCCACACAGCTGCCGTCGTCGAACCCTGGCTTCCTGATCCTTCTAAGTTCTTCTCT GTGAATGTTGGAGGGTTGAAGAATGTCTTACAGGCGGTGCGAGAGACGAAGACCGTTGAAAAGCTTATATACACGTCCTCCTTTTTCGCTCTTGGACCAACCGATGGACATGTGGCTGATGAGAATCAA TTAGTCGAACGCTTTAATGGGCGGTTACCTGGCTATATAGGGTCTGGAAATGATAAATTCTCTTTTAGCCATGTTGATGATGTAGTAGAGGGCCATATTGGGGCAATGAACAAAGGACGACCTGGTGAAAGATATCTACTGACAGGAGAAAATGCATCATTCAGGCATGTTTTTGATTTATCTGCTATCATCACTGAGACGAGAAAACCTCTGTTTAATATCCCCTATTGGGTGATTGAGGGATATGGCTGGGTCTCAGTTCTTTTCTCACGAATTACGGGACAGCTTCCACTGATCAGCCCCCCG ACTGTGCGTGTTTTAAGACATCAGTGGGAATATTCCTGTGAGAAGGCTAAACTAGATTTGGATTACAACCCTAGAGGCTTGAAGGAAGGGCTAGCAGAGATGCTACACTGGCTGAAGAACTTGGGCTTGATAAAATTCTGA
- the LOC122297675 gene encoding putative dihydroflavonol 4-reductase isoform X1 has protein sequence MKVLVTGASGFLGGRLCHALLRQGHNIRALVRRTSDLSSLPPATDGDASFEIVYGDVTDYQSLLAAFSDCQVVFHTAAVVEPWLPDPSKFFSVNVGGLKNVLQAVRETKTVEKLIYTSSFFALGPTDGHVADENQVHHEKFFCTEYEKSKALADKVAIQAAAGLPIVAVYPGVIYGPGKVTAGNVVARMLVERFNGRLPGYIGSGNDKFSFSHVDDVVEGHIGAMNKGRPGERYLLTGENASFRHVFDLSAIITETRKPLFNIPYWVIEGYGWVSVLFSRITGQLPLISPPTVRVLRHQWEYSCEKAKLDLDYNPRGLKEGLAEMLHWLKNLGLIKF, from the exons ATGAAGGTACTGGTGACCGGTGCATCCGGTTTCCTTGGCGGAAGACTCTGCCACGCCCTGCTCCGACAAGGCCACAACATTCGGGCCTTGGTACGCCGGACCAGCGACCTCTCGTCCCTCCCTCCGGCCACCGACGGCGACGCTTCTTTCGAAATCGTCTATGGTGATGTGACCGACTACCAGTCCCTCCTGGCTGCCTTCTCCGACTGTCAAGTCGTCTTCCACACAGCTGCCGTCGTCGAACCCTGGCTTCCTGATCCTTCTAAGTTCTTCTCT GTGAATGTTGGAGGGTTGAAGAATGTCTTACAGGCGGTGCGAGAGACGAAGACCGTTGAAAAGCTTATATACACGTCCTCCTTTTTCGCTCTTGGACCAACCGATGGACATGTGGCTGATGAGAATCAA GTTCATCATGAGAAGTTTTTCTGTACTGAATATGAGAAATCGAAGGCCTTAGCTGATAAGGTCGCAATACAAGCTGCAGCCGGGCTTCCAATAGTGGCAGTTTATCCCGGAGTTATTTATGGGCCGGGAAAGGTCACTGCTGGAAACGTTGTTGCCCGAATG TTAGTCGAACGCTTTAATGGGCGGTTACCTGGCTATATAGGGTCTGGAAATGATAAATTCTCTTTTAGCCATGTTGATGATGTAGTAGAGGGCCATATTGGGGCAATGAACAAAGGACGACCTGGTGAAAGATATCTACTGACAGGAGAAAATGCATCATTCAGGCATGTTTTTGATTTATCTGCTATCATCACTGAGACGAGAAAACCTCTGTTTAATATCCCCTATTGGGTGATTGAGGGATATGGCTGGGTCTCAGTTCTTTTCTCACGAATTACGGGACAGCTTCCACTGATCAGCCCCCCG ACTGTGCGTGTTTTAAGACATCAGTGGGAATATTCCTGTGAGAAGGCTAAACTAGATTTGGATTACAACCCTAGAGGCTTGAAGGAAGGGCTAGCAGAGATGCTACACTGGCTGAAGAACTTGGGCTTGATAAAATTCTGA